The following coding sequences are from one Pocillopora verrucosa isolate sample1 chromosome 5, ASM3666991v2, whole genome shotgun sequence window:
- the LOC131770001 gene encoding adhesion G protein-coupled receptor L4-like yields MRSLEVIKSRKMVLVFKKAHRQSANDFYFGEQELQASMKVSSANFANNVSLVVGIVYTDLHEVLLTDQPIRDKTGKERHLDSRIIAVAMDPKPEALQENVILKFRNLRADEGEKKCVFWSGFSESSDGYSERGCHVVKSKKHLPDTVCSCNHLTHFAVLVDYNGSPKLTEKDTIILEIITYVGLSLSTTGILLTIIAYYFLTDVDQPLSQIRLNLSVAIGAGQIIFLAGINSTRDTTACVAVAALTQYFLMAAFCWMLIEAIYLYLLVVKVYNINEKIHMFHVISWGLPIIMVGISLSIAAGKEEIQSYTSDKYCWLSSADNLIWIFIAFVAFIEGLNILILVRVIKEMTTLVQPIEEANHIQQIRLGVRTCLVMFPLLGVTWLFGLFLPLHKAFAYIFTIFNSTQGFLIFALHCLRNSQIRERLKRKMNTIFPATVDHGKKTSKIDPNDAGDMWAVELQSFNE; encoded by the exons ATGAGGTCTTTAGAAGTGATCAAAAGCCGCAAAATGG TACTGGTTTTTAAAAAAGCCCACCGACAAAGTGCCAATGACTTCTATTTCGGAGAACAAGAATTGCAAGCGAGCATGAAAGTTTCCTCAGCAAATTTTGCGAACAATG tgtCGCTGGTTGTTGGGATTGTGTACACAGATCTCCATGAAGTACTACTCACAGATCAACCCATCAGGgataaaacaggaaaagaaag GCATTTGGACTCCAGGATAATAGCTGTAGCTATGGATCCAAAACCGGAAGCATTGCAAGAAAATGTCATCCTCAAGTTCAGAAATCTCAGG gCTGATGAAGGAGAGAAGAAATGCGTGTTTTGGAGTGGCTTCAGTGAAAG CTCAGACGGATATTCAGAGAGAGGATGTCACGTTGTAAAATCGAAAAAACACTTACCAGACACAGTttgcagctgcaatcatttgaccCATTTTGCCGTTTTAGTCGATTACAACGGTAGCCCTAAG CTCACCGAGAAGGACACAATCATACTGGAAATTATCACTTACGTAGGATTAAGCCTTTCCACGACGGGGATACTTTTGACAATTATAGCCTATTACTTCCTCAC TGATGTTGATCAACCTCTGTCTCAAATACGTTTGAATCTCTCTGTGGCCATCGGAGCTGGACAAATAATCTTTCTCGCCGGGATAAACTCCACGAGAGACACG ACTGCTTGTGTCGCAGTAGCAGCTCTGACGCAGTATTTCCTAATGGCTgctttctgttggatgctgATCGAAGCAATTTATCTCTATCTGCTTGTTgtgaaagtttacaacatcAACGAAAAGATACACATGTTTCACGTAATCTCATGGG GTTTACCCATCATCATGGTCGGTATTTCATTAAGCATCGCTGCTGGAAAAGAGGAAATTCAAAGCTATACCAGTGATAAATA CTGCTGGCTGTCCTCCGCTGACAACCTGATCTGGATATTCATCGCATTTGTGGCGTTCATTGAAGGT ctcaacattttgatactGGTCCGAGTCATAAAGGAGATGACCACACTTGTACAACCTATAGAAGAAGCCAACCATATTCAGCAAATACG ACTTGGCGTAAGAACATGCCTAGTGATGTTTCCACTGCTGGGCGTTACGTGGCTATTTGGTCTTTTTTTACCATTACACAAAGCTTTCGCCTACATTTTCACCATCTTCAATTCTACTCAG GGTTTCCTGATTTTCGCCCTTCACTGCTTGCGAAACAGCCAG ATTAGAGAGCGAttgaaaaggaagatgaacACCATTTTCCCAGCTACTGTGGATCATGGAAAGAAAACCTCAAAAATTGATCCAAATGATGCCGGCGATATGTGGGCAGTTGAATTGCAGTCTTTCAATGAGTAG